The following are encoded together in the Echinicola jeungdonensis genome:
- a CDS encoding 2,3,4,5-tetrahydropyridine-2,6-dicarboxylate N-succinyltransferase, which yields MELQTIIENAWENRELLKEKEVQIAVKTVIDDLDLGKIRVAEPLDNGKWKVNDWVKKAVILYFPIQKMRTIEVGPFEFHDKMALKNNYAKHGVRVVPHAVARYGAYLARGVVMMPSYVNIGAYVDGGSMVDTWATVGSCAQIGKDVHLSGGVGIGGVLEPVQAAPVIIEDGAFIGSRAIIVEGVRVGKEAVIGAGVTLTASSKIIDVTGDEPKEFKGYVPERSVVIPGSITKKFAAGEFQVPCALIIGQRKASTDRKTSLNEALRENNVAV from the coding sequence ATGGAATTACAGACTATCATTGAAAATGCCTGGGAAAACCGGGAGTTGTTAAAAGAAAAAGAAGTTCAAATAGCGGTAAAAACCGTAATAGATGACTTGGACTTGGGAAAAATCCGGGTTGCTGAACCTTTGGACAATGGAAAATGGAAGGTGAATGATTGGGTGAAAAAGGCGGTAATTCTTTATTTCCCTATCCAAAAAATGAGAACCATTGAGGTTGGACCTTTTGAATTCCATGATAAAATGGCCCTTAAAAATAACTATGCCAAGCATGGTGTAAGGGTAGTCCCTCATGCTGTGGCAAGATATGGCGCGTATCTTGCTAGGGGTGTAGTGATGATGCCTTCTTATGTCAACATTGGGGCATATGTGGATGGAGGATCTATGGTGGATACCTGGGCAACTGTAGGCTCCTGCGCCCAAATCGGCAAAGATGTTCACTTGAGTGGTGGTGTTGGAATCGGAGGGGTTTTGGAACCTGTACAGGCCGCTCCAGTGATCATCGAAGACGGGGCCTTTATCGGTTCCAGAGCCATCATCGTAGAAGGTGTACGTGTAGGTAAAGAAGCCGTAATCGGGGCTGGAGTCACCTTGACAGCAAGCTCCAAAATTATCGATGTTACCGGTGACGAACCAAAAGAATTTAAAGGTTATGTTCCGGAAAGATCGGTAGTAATCCCTGGTTCCATCACCAAAAAATTTGCAGCCGGAGAATTCCAGGTTCCATGTGCCCTGATCATCGGACAAAGAAAGGCATCGACAGATCGCAAAACTTCATTGAATGAAGCTTTGAGAGAAAATAATGTTGCCGTATAA
- a CDS encoding tetratricopeptide repeat protein → MLIKQSILGLLLSAALLWGCGKSGNSAGDTLYAEGNYQQAVEAYSEQLKNYPKNEEVLYRRGRAYEELGNLEEAIADFEAAVKLDSKNTKFLLGLSNLYQKQGKHERALLFADRAVEVPGAPATAYFMRARALHQIGSTNEALKEYNNTIKMDQNYGQAFYYRGVLKYATKDRRGACVDLKQAETLGYNPATKAIEKYCQ, encoded by the coding sequence ATGCTTATTAAACAATCAATTTTAGGGTTGTTATTGTCAGCAGCCCTTTTGTGGGGATGTGGAAAGTCGGGAAATTCTGCTGGGGATACTTTGTATGCAGAAGGGAATTACCAGCAGGCTGTGGAAGCTTACAGCGAACAACTTAAAAATTATCCTAAAAATGAGGAAGTCCTTTACAGGCGTGGAAGGGCCTATGAGGAACTGGGTAATCTGGAAGAAGCCATAGCTGATTTTGAAGCTGCTGTGAAGTTGGATAGCAAAAATACCAAATTCCTTTTAGGGCTTTCCAATTTGTACCAAAAGCAAGGAAAGCACGAGAGGGCTTTACTATTTGCAGATAGGGCTGTGGAAGTTCCAGGAGCTCCAGCAACGGCCTATTTTATGCGGGCCAGGGCTTTGCACCAAATAGGAAGTACTAATGAGGCCCTTAAGGAATATAATAATACCATTAAAATGGATCAGAATTATGGACAAGCCTTTTATTATAGGGGAGTATTGAAATATGCTACTAAAGATAGGAGAGGTGCTTGTGTAGATTTAAAACAGGCGGAAACTTTGGGGTATAATCCAGCCACAAAGGCAATTGAGAAATATTGTCAATAA
- a CDS encoding molecular chaperone DnaJ, with translation MPAETQAQVKPHLGNTSHLLQQAKAQMQAEEFEKANYYFRQIIESGVPIPTEMPYFFAKTLFELKQYDNSSKFLKKYLEINGEGAQQYKMAKTLEAQLESPLEAIKNCSLCNEHGYQYQTCSNCKGEKKIESSCSLCKGKGIIGCSHCVGTGLITKKNIFNITEYFECRNCNGKGRLICPECKGSLVETRPCQSCLGTGKIPTDILCKHQP, from the coding sequence TTGCCTGCTGAAACACAAGCTCAAGTTAAGCCCCATTTGGGAAACACTTCCCATTTATTGCAGCAGGCCAAAGCTCAAATGCAAGCTGAGGAATTCGAAAAAGCTAATTATTATTTCCGACAAATTATTGAAAGTGGGGTTCCCATTCCTACTGAAATGCCATACTTTTTTGCCAAGACTTTATTTGAATTAAAGCAATATGATAACAGCTCCAAATTCCTTAAAAAATATCTTGAAATTAATGGTGAAGGGGCTCAACAGTATAAAATGGCCAAAACTTTAGAAGCCCAATTGGAAAGTCCACTAGAGGCAATAAAAAATTGTTCACTTTGTAATGAGCATGGCTACCAATACCAAACTTGCTCCAATTGTAAGGGGGAGAAAAAAATTGAATCCTCCTGCTCACTTTGTAAGGGAAAAGGCATTATCGGTTGCAGCCATTGTGTAGGGACTGGCTTGATTACAAAGAAAAATATTTTCAACATTACCGAATATTTTGAATGTCGTAATTGTAATGGAAAAGGCAGATTAATCTGTCCTGAGTGTAAAGGAAGTCTCGTAGAAACCCGTCCCTGTCAAAGCTGCCTTGGGACGGGCAAGATTCCTACGGATATCCTATGCAAACACCAGCCATAA
- a CDS encoding NAD(P)/FAD-dependent oxidoreductase, with the protein MLKIAIVGGGAAGFFSAIHAAASGAQVVIFEKGSKVLTKVKISGGGRCNVTHAAFENSHLVKQYPRGGRFLKKSFQQFSVKDTIAWYEDRGVQLKTEEDGRIFPTSDLSQSIIDALRREVNKQGVEVKLSSPVTNIERMEGGFCIKTKNEHFLADRVIITTGGHPKKEGFRMLENLNHPIVSPIPSLFTFNSPKSDLRKLAGISLPNAHLKLEGSKLAYQGPLLITHWGVSGPAVLKLSAFGARWLNEKEYKANVQIRWVADLTENEIRQHLLEYKNGHPKKKIKTNPLFELPKRLWEHLVDSAEITAEKMWMDINKKQINKLEQQIFCYILHVDGKTTFKEEFVTAGGVDLKSVNPQTMESKLVPHIYFAGEVLDIDGITGGFNFQAAWTTGYIAGVSASKKEFK; encoded by the coding sequence ATGTTAAAAATTGCCATTGTAGGAGGGGGAGCTGCAGGATTTTTTTCCGCCATTCATGCAGCAGCCTCAGGGGCCCAAGTTGTGATATTTGAAAAAGGGTCAAAAGTATTGACCAAGGTTAAAATATCAGGAGGTGGTCGTTGTAATGTAACTCATGCAGCATTTGAAAATTCCCATTTGGTAAAACAATATCCCCGTGGAGGGAGATTTTTAAAAAAATCATTCCAACAATTTTCTGTAAAAGACACAATTGCTTGGTATGAAGACCGTGGGGTTCAGCTTAAAACCGAGGAAGATGGTAGAATATTTCCAACTTCAGACCTATCCCAATCCATAATTGATGCCTTAAGAAGGGAAGTTAACAAGCAGGGAGTGGAAGTGAAATTATCCTCACCGGTCACTAATATAGAGCGAATGGAAGGTGGTTTTTGTATAAAGACCAAAAATGAACATTTTTTGGCGGATAGGGTTATCATTACCACAGGTGGTCATCCTAAAAAAGAGGGTTTTCGAATGTTAGAAAATTTAAATCATCCAATTGTTTCCCCTATTCCCTCCCTATTTACCTTTAACTCACCAAAGTCAGATTTAAGAAAGTTGGCAGGAATATCTCTTCCCAATGCCCATTTAAAATTGGAAGGGAGTAAGTTGGCTTATCAGGGACCCCTCCTTATTACCCATTGGGGAGTTAGTGGTCCCGCAGTTTTAAAATTATCCGCATTTGGAGCCAGATGGCTTAATGAAAAAGAATATAAGGCCAATGTCCAAATTAGGTGGGTGGCTGATTTAACCGAAAATGAAATTCGCCAACATTTGCTGGAGTATAAAAATGGCCATCCCAAAAAGAAAATTAAGACCAATCCTTTATTCGAATTACCCAAAAGACTTTGGGAACATCTGGTGGATTCCGCTGAAATTACTGCAGAAAAAATGTGGATGGATATTAATAAAAAGCAAATAAATAAATTGGAACAGCAAATTTTTTGCTATATATTGCATGTAGATGGGAAAACTACTTTCAAAGAAGAGTTTGTAACCGCAGGAGGGGTGGATTTAAAATCCGTTAATCCCCAAACCATGGAAAGCAAATTGGTTCCTCACATTTATTTTGCTGGGGAAGTATTAGATATAGATGGAATTACAGGTGGATTTAATTTCCAAGCGGCTTGGACCACAGGATATATAGCAGGGGTATCAGCTAGTAAAAAGGAGTTTAAATGA
- a CDS encoding FMN-binding glutamate synthase family protein, producing MRYLFYNITIVLIVLVSILTYYYEEWIWAFIIIIPMALMGIYNRFQKKHTILRNFPILGYFRYIFEMIAPEIQQYFIERTTDGKPFSRNHRALVYRRAKNINDTHPFGTQMEITGENYQAIRHSMYATAPVEKFPRVIVGSSQCKQPYSSSVLNVSAMSFGSLSKNAIMALNLGAKKGHYYHNTGEGGISSYHLKGGGDLVWQIGTGYFGCRTEDGDFDPEKFKEKASYEQVKMIEIKISQGAKPGHGGVLPGIKNTKEIAQIRGLKPHTTVISPPSHRRFSNSEGLVKFIAELRELSDGKPIGFKICIGRTEEFLELCKAIKDAEIYPDFITVDGAEGGTGAAPLEFSDSVGIPLEPALIFVNRTLEKFDLRKEIKVIAGGKVLTAFSILRMRALGADMCNSARAFMFSVGCIQALRCNTNECPTGVATQDKMLVKGLVVEEKAERAYQFHRNTMKAVLELLGACGVNHTNEIDISMFVKGDEMVALSNKFFPDSVLNRVD from the coding sequence ATGCGTTACCTCTTTTATAATATAACCATCGTATTAATTGTCCTGGTCTCCATTCTTACTTACTACTATGAAGAATGGATTTGGGCATTTATCATTATCATCCCCATGGCCCTGATGGGGATTTATAACCGTTTCCAGAAAAAGCATACCATTTTAAGGAATTTCCCTATTTTGGGTTATTTCCGCTATATTTTTGAAATGATTGCCCCGGAAATTCAGCAGTATTTTATTGAAAGAACAACAGATGGGAAACCTTTCAGTCGGAATCATAGAGCCTTGGTTTACAGGAGGGCAAAAAATATCAATGATACCCACCCTTTTGGAACCCAAATGGAAATTACCGGCGAAAACTACCAAGCCATCAGGCACTCCATGTATGCCACAGCGCCGGTGGAAAAATTCCCAAGGGTTATTGTTGGGAGTAGCCAATGTAAACAACCCTATAGTTCCTCCGTTTTGAATGTTTCCGCCATGAGTTTTGGCTCTCTGAGTAAAAATGCCATTATGGCGCTAAATTTGGGGGCAAAAAAAGGCCATTATTACCATAATACAGGTGAAGGAGGAATTTCATCCTACCACCTTAAGGGAGGGGGCGATTTAGTCTGGCAAATCGGGACAGGATATTTTGGTTGCAGAACTGAAGATGGAGATTTTGATCCTGAAAAGTTCAAAGAAAAAGCTTCCTATGAACAGGTGAAAATGATTGAAATCAAAATATCACAAGGTGCCAAACCCGGTCATGGTGGAGTGTTGCCCGGAATCAAAAATACAAAGGAAATAGCCCAGATCAGAGGATTAAAACCACACACTACGGTGATTTCTCCTCCAAGCCATAGGAGGTTTTCAAATTCGGAGGGACTGGTAAAATTTATCGCGGAACTGAGGGAGCTTTCAGATGGAAAACCAATTGGTTTTAAGATATGTATTGGCAGGACGGAAGAATTTTTGGAACTGTGTAAAGCCATAAAGGATGCGGAAATTTACCCGGATTTTATCACGGTGGATGGGGCAGAAGGGGGGACCGGTGCTGCCCCGTTAGAGTTTTCGGATTCGGTAGGGATTCCGCTGGAGCCTGCATTGATTTTTGTAAATCGGACATTGGAAAAATTTGATCTTAGAAAAGAAATTAAAGTAATTGCCGGAGGAAAAGTATTGACGGCTTTTTCAATTCTAAGGATGAGAGCATTGGGGGCCGATATGTGTAATTCCGCGCGGGCTTTTATGTTTAGCGTTGGGTGTATACAAGCACTGAGGTGCAATACCAATGAATGTCCAACTGGAGTGGCCACCCAAGATAAAATGCTGGTCAAAGGCCTGGTAGTCGAGGAAAAAGCTGAAAGAGCCTATCAATTCCACAGGAATACCATGAAAGCCGTATTGGAGCTTTTGGGGGCTTGTGGTGTCAATCATACTAATGAAATTGACATCAGCATGTTTGTCAAAGGAGATGAAATGGTTGCACTGTCCAATAAGTTTTTCCCAGATTCTGTGTTGAATAGGGTGGATTAG